The Sphaerospermopsis torques-reginae ITEP-024 genome has a window encoding:
- the ycf46 gene encoding stress-responsive protein Ycf46: MKEELNILIQAQYPLIYLVTSEEERAEQAIYTISQLLKPQRRVYVWTVTHGIVEYGQPRSTTQHNTVSPEAAIEWIIRQKEPGIFILKDLHPFIDAPATTRSLRDAIASFKGMQKNIILMSPVQQVPIELEKEVVVIDFQLPDMSELNKVLTQHQEQHRGRRLTTEAREKLLRAALGLTKDETEKVYRKAQVTTGRLTEDEVDIVLSEKKQLIRRNGILEYIEEDETIEAVGGLEELKKWLKQRSNAFTERAREYGLPQPKGMLILGVPGCGKSLIAKTTSRLWGLPILRLDMGRVYDGSMVGRSEANLRNALKTAESISPTILFIDELDKSFAGSAGSGDSDGGTSSRIFGSFLTWMQEKKSPVFVMATANRVERLPGEFLRKGRFDEIFFVDLPTPEERQDIFNIHLTKRREDIARFDLEQLAKMSDGFSGAEIEQAIIAAMYEAFAQDREFTQLDIIAALKATLPLSRTMQEQVTALRDWARQRARPAASSVAEYQRMEF; this comes from the coding sequence ATGAAAGAAGAGCTAAACATACTGATTCAAGCTCAATACCCTTTAATCTACCTTGTGACCTCCGAGGAAGAACGGGCAGAGCAAGCAATCTACACAATTTCTCAATTGTTAAAGCCTCAACGTCGAGTTTATGTTTGGACAGTAACTCACGGCATTGTGGAATACGGTCAACCCCGGAGTACAACTCAACACAATACCGTTTCTCCAGAGGCGGCGATTGAGTGGATCATTAGACAGAAAGAACCCGGTATATTTATTCTTAAAGATTTACATCCTTTTATTGATGCTCCGGCAACAACTAGATCGCTTCGGGATGCGATCGCTAGTTTTAAAGGAATGCAAAAGAACATCATTTTGATGTCTCCAGTGCAACAAGTACCAATAGAACTAGAAAAAGAAGTTGTTGTTATTGACTTCCAACTGCCGGATATGTCTGAGTTGAATAAAGTTTTAACTCAACATCAAGAGCAGCATCGTGGACGACGGTTGACTACCGAGGCTAGAGAAAAACTTCTGAGAGCAGCTTTAGGTCTAACTAAAGATGAAACTGAGAAAGTATATCGTAAGGCTCAGGTAACAACGGGGCGGTTGACGGAAGATGAAGTTGATATAGTTTTATCAGAAAAGAAACAACTCATACGCCGTAACGGTATTTTAGAGTACATCGAAGAAGATGAAACTATTGAAGCTGTAGGCGGTTTAGAGGAGTTGAAAAAGTGGCTCAAACAACGCTCCAACGCTTTCACAGAAAGAGCTAGAGAGTATGGTTTGCCGCAACCGAAAGGGATGTTAATTTTAGGTGTTCCTGGTTGTGGAAAGTCACTGATAGCCAAGACTACCTCCCGTTTGTGGGGTTTACCAATCTTGCGTTTAGATATGGGGCGAGTTTACGATGGCTCAATGGTGGGTCGGAGTGAAGCAAATCTGCGAAATGCCCTGAAAACAGCAGAATCAATTTCCCCAACGATTCTTTTTATCGACGAGTTGGATAAATCTTTTGCGGGTAGTGCTGGTTCTGGTGATTCCGATGGGGGGACATCAAGCAGGATTTTTGGTTCTTTCCTCACCTGGATGCAGGAAAAGAAATCTCCAGTATTTGTAATGGCGACTGCGAACCGGGTAGAACGTTTACCAGGTGAGTTTTTAAGAAAAGGTCGCTTTGATGAAATTTTCTTTGTGGATCTGCCCACACCAGAAGAACGTCAGGATATCTTCAACATTCACCTGACTAAAAGACGGGAAGATATTGCTAGATTTGATTTAGAACAACTAGCAAAAATGTCCGATGGTTTTTCAGGGGCAGAAATAGAACAGGCGATCATTGCGGCGATGTATGAAGCTTTTGCCCAAGATCGGGAGTTCACCCAATTAGATATTATTGCTGCGCTCAAGG
- a CDS encoding dynamin family protein, with amino-acid sequence MSNNLLQPDSDALHQSAIDVITHVGNVMSEGCAILREHDQLLAENQGEHRLNAEIKDIEEDIGRVNEKLERVKRKELTMTIVAPTSAGKSTIINAIAGQDLLPSRNDAMTVLPTEIVFSRQVTHPKLLLDKALMTLLLEVWGQLHQKLQQIGLKEAIEQATKNDFPRENVIKEILNSSSVSFQSEVEESNTIQAELIRINDLLRLCGIFGIATDFLSSLSEIPRIEVPFPRQLSSLKNSDLGTLALVDTPGVSEDKSLNLVNVVKERLKVSSLVLVVVDYTKIGQTDPAKVKKLVDEIAEVKGRDRIYIIVNKIDARDLNNTNDLTTEQIFDLVKTKYEIDNPENRVFEMSAVEAFLATNFQREREIYTLIELRERTSFEALGQKYYAKSWKTKKTTVELEEMQKAADEFLQDSGFVGFIDKAIAPLVPSIKDALKDISQIFTSFLSCLSKLKGILEQDIQQLEIEINQLEIDLSEAISICKKNECKEEIISSFMDIFNQEIISVLDRERNIVLDKFNRELDDVWEGLLLLEPSGINRESSRYYNVSRAREITNFLKDAYQIIDKNYRQITLNLKQKLLTQLNIQINYYYKSIFNQDENIFFNKFIERINSHDYSTYINNLQKEITERLDFKLYDLNGCEKVLCEDESTAIRKGKAMLILEDQLLPYWMGKPIEWFYSATRDSSNYRHFSCSSSIPCRLEFVVHKSHGSDYIEEIIKTGIEISYNRPYYTFYTGASDELSEATSYYVTKKGIIRYIEQFFTHYEKYGGKDFLEPCVDRAKKNICTKIQALFAVDVEIFIEERDKFLKKYENKLQLWIKISQKKGNDYRILKNKYIQILELISNLEINLKYQQDY; translated from the coding sequence ATGTCTAACAACCTTTTACAGCCTGATTCGGATGCACTACACCAGTCTGCTATTGATGTGATTACCCATGTCGGTAATGTGATGTCAGAAGGTTGTGCAATATTGAGAGAACATGATCAGTTGCTGGCTGAAAATCAAGGTGAGCATCGGTTGAATGCTGAGATTAAGGATATTGAAGAAGATATAGGGCGCGTCAATGAGAAATTGGAAAGGGTAAAGCGTAAAGAATTGACGATGACGATTGTTGCACCAACCAGTGCGGGTAAGTCTACTATTATTAATGCGATCGCTGGACAGGATTTATTACCTAGTCGTAATGATGCAATGACGGTTTTACCCACTGAGATTGTTTTTTCTCGTCAGGTAACTCATCCTAAGTTGCTTCTGGATAAGGCTTTGATGACGCTTTTGTTAGAGGTTTGGGGACAATTACATCAGAAATTGCAACAAATTGGTTTAAAAGAAGCTATTGAACAAGCTACTAAAAATGATTTTCCCCGCGAGAATGTAATTAAGGAAATTTTAAATAGTAGTTCTGTTTCTTTTCAATCTGAGGTTGAAGAATCAAATACTATTCAAGCTGAATTAATCAGAATAAATGATCTTCTGCGGTTGTGCGGTATTTTTGGTATAGCTACAGATTTTTTGTCTTCTTTATCTGAAATTCCTCGGATTGAAGTTCCTTTTCCGCGACAATTATCATCTCTAAAAAATTCGGATTTAGGGACTTTAGCACTGGTGGATACGCCTGGAGTTAGTGAAGATAAGTCTTTAAATTTAGTGAATGTTGTTAAGGAGCGACTAAAGGTGAGTTCTCTGGTTTTGGTAGTGGTGGACTATACCAAAATTGGACAAACAGATCCAGCAAAAGTCAAAAAGTTGGTGGATGAAATTGCTGAGGTTAAGGGACGCGATCGCATTTATATTATTGTTAATAAAATTGATGCTCGTGATCTGAATAATACTAATGATTTAACTACGGAACAAATTTTTGATTTAGTTAAAACTAAATATGAAATTGATAATCCTGAAAATCGCGTTTTTGAAATGTCGGCTGTTGAAGCATTTTTAGCAACTAATTTTCAGCGTGAACGAGAGATTTATACGCTAATAGAATTACGGGAAAGGACGAGTTTTGAGGCTCTTGGACAAAAATATTATGCAAAGTCTTGGAAAACTAAAAAAACGACTGTTGAGTTAGAAGAAATGCAGAAAGCGGCTGATGAGTTTTTGCAAGATTCTGGATTTGTGGGATTTATAGATAAGGCGATCGCACCTCTAGTACCTAGCATTAAGGATGCGTTAAAAGATATTAGTCAGATATTTACTTCTTTTCTATCTTGTCTCAGCAAGCTGAAGGGAATACTTGAGCAAGATATTCAACAGTTAGAGATTGAGATTAATCAATTAGAAATAGATTTGAGTGAAGCGATATCAATTTGCAAAAAAAATGAATGCAAAGAAGAAATAATATCTTCTTTCATGGATATATTTAATCAAGAAATTATTTCTGTTCTTGATAGAGAAAGAAATATAGTGCTAGATAAATTTAATCGTGAGTTAGATGATGTATGGGAAGGTTTACTTTTACTTGAACCATCAGGAATTAATAGAGAATCATCTCGTTATTATAATGTATCTAGAGCAAGAGAAATTACAAATTTTCTCAAAGATGCTTATCAAATCATTGATAAAAATTATCGGCAAATAACACTTAATTTAAAACAAAAGCTATTAACTCAATTAAATATTCAAATCAATTATTATTACAAATCAATTTTTAATCAAGACGAAAATATTTTTTTTAATAAATTTATTGAGCGGATAAATTCTCATGATTATTCAACCTATATTAATAATTTGCAGAAGGAAATAACCGAACGACTAGATTTTAAGCTGTATGACTTGAATGGTTGTGAAAAAGTATTATGTGAAGACGAGTCTACAGCAATTCGGAAAGGAAAAGCAATGTTAATTTTGGAAGACCAGTTATTACCATATTGGATGGGAAAACCCATAGAGTGGTTCTACAGTGCAACAAGAGACTCTTCTAATTACAGACATTTCTCCTGTAGTTCATCTATACCTTGTCGTCTTGAATTTGTTGTGCATAAATCGCATGGAAGCGATTATATTGAAGAAATAATTAAAACCGGAATCGAGATTTCTTACAACCGTCCTTATTATACATTCTACACTGGAGCTAGTGATGAGCTATCTGAAGCAACTAGCTACTATGTCACGAAGAAAGGAATTATTCGTTACATTGAACAATTCTTTACTCATTATGAAAAATATGGTGGAAAAGATTTCTTAGAGCCATGTGTAGATCGAGCAAAGAAAAATATTTGTACAAAAATACAAGCCTTATTCGCTGTAGATGTTGAAATATTTATTGAAGAACGAGATAAATTCCTCAAAAAATATGAAAATAAGTTACAACTCTGGATTAAAATATCCCAAAAAAAAGGAAATGATTACAGAATTTTAAAAAACAAGTATATTCAGATTTTAGAATTAATCTCTAATCTAGAAATAAATTTAAAATATCAACAAGACTACTGA
- a CDS encoding YjcZ-like family protein, translating into MSLIYFNDLQKKIPIITDKILVDLVNLIQVNDDLISFRQKQGLFEQFFDNLTGADRNRELAIDKNVNVAMQSLHSWVLDIANNLNVSNNAIITIEEKLIETRQAIRNQRQDINLLTDIVDQLKHRVDDHEHRILELEQRVYRTEVDVKIGKAIAAWQSKETYQGFHWAIQVAFVTREIVDYALGDYERFITKGKDSQLRQSISNRILVILAADNTIPDHHFPLTNLLNLSYSETSPDNQKYNQKLAAYLLEVESISEQRLGKTPYLFTLGKTLELATQQQHQDPAKAAFELCRKYPNVMIYPATSKREFVERIVNETANDRLNLIIL; encoded by the coding sequence ATGTCACTTATTTACTTTAACGATCTTCAAAAAAAAATTCCTATCATTACTGATAAAATACTCGTTGATTTGGTAAACTTAATCCAAGTCAATGACGATCTAATTAGTTTTCGCCAAAAGCAAGGATTATTTGAACAGTTCTTTGATAACCTTACAGGCGCAGATCGAAACCGCGAACTTGCTATAGATAAAAATGTCAATGTAGCAATGCAATCTCTACACAGTTGGGTGTTAGATATTGCTAATAATTTGAATGTTAGTAATAATGCAATTATCACCATTGAAGAAAAATTAATAGAAACTCGTCAAGCAATCCGCAACCAGCGACAGGACATTAATTTACTTACAGATATTGTCGATCAATTGAAACACAGAGTTGACGATCACGAACATCGGATTCTGGAATTAGAACAGCGAGTTTATAGAACAGAAGTTGATGTTAAAATTGGAAAGGCGATCGCAGCATGGCAGTCAAAAGAGACATATCAAGGATTTCATTGGGCGATTCAAGTTGCTTTTGTCACCCGTGAAATAGTAGATTATGCGCTGGGTGATTACGAACGATTCATCACCAAAGGTAAAGACAGCCAACTGCGTCAGAGTATAAGCAATAGAATACTTGTAATACTTGCAGCGGACAACACAATCCCCGATCACCATTTTCCATTAACCAACCTCCTCAACTTGTCATATAGCGAAACATCTCCAGATAATCAAAAATATAATCAAAAACTTGCAGCTTATTTGCTAGAAGTAGAATCTATTTCCGAACAAAGACTAGGGAAAACGCCCTATTTGTTCACCCTTGGTAAAACCCTAGAATTAGCCACACAACAGCAGCACCAAGACCCAGCAAAAGCCGCATTTGAATTATGCCGTAAATACCCTAATGTTATGATTTATCCGGCAACCAGCAAAAGAGAATTTGTGGAACGCATCGTCAATGAAACGGCAAACGATAGGTTAAATTTGATAATATTATAG
- a CDS encoding XisH family protein, translating into MSKRDDLHFPLRRTLEKDGWIITSDPLILVLGQTLLKADLGAEKLFTAEKEGRKIAVEIKDFDAPSVISELEKTMGQLQLYQWALEEQEPERQLFLAISQTVYISQFQRPIFQIAIGRNKINLLIYSPDQEVIVKWITH; encoded by the coding sequence ATGTCTAAAAGAGATGATTTACATTTTCCTTTACGCCGTACTCTTGAAAAAGATGGATGGATAATTACCAGTGATCCCTTAATCTTAGTGCTTGGACAAACACTCTTAAAAGCTGATTTAGGAGCAGAAAAACTATTCACAGCCGAAAAAGAAGGGCGTAAAATAGCTGTTGAGATCAAAGATTTTGATGCTCCTTCGGTAATCAGTGAACTGGAGAAAACAATGGGACAACTTCAACTTTATCAATGGGCATTGGAAGAACAAGAACCAGAGCGTCAATTGTTTTTGGCTATAAGTCAAACAGTGTATATTTCACAATTTCAAAGACCAATTTTTCAGATTGCAATCGGGCGCAATAAAATTAATTTATTAATCTATTCCCCAGATCAGGAGGTAATTGTCAAATGGATAACTCACTAA
- a CDS encoding element excision factor XisI family protein — translation MDNSLKYVDILKKTVQDATIDQPSLQAIKLYPVCDAESGHFVVLATGRDKHRWMDNVIFHARLIEEDNCNPQIIIEEDNFEEGLVNTLIEAGIKKEDIVTSWQQAITNNK, via the coding sequence ATGGATAACTCACTAAAGTATGTAGACATCCTCAAAAAAACAGTACAGGATGCCACAATTGATCAACCTAGTCTGCAAGCAATCAAACTTTATCCAGTTTGTGATGCTGAGTCTGGACATTTTGTAGTTCTTGCCACAGGTCGGGATAAACATCGTTGGATGGATAATGTCATATTTCATGCGCGACTCATTGAAGAAGATAACTGTAATCCCCAAATAATCATCGAAGAAGATAACTTTGAAGAAGGATTAGTTAATACACTCATCGAAGCAGGAATTAAAAAGGAAGATATCGTTACTAGTTGGCAACAAGCAATTACCAATAATAAATAA
- a CDS encoding patatin-like phospholipase family protein, translating to MKETKIGLVLAGGGAKGAYQSGVVKYLAEIDFAPNIIAGTSIGALNGAIIASHTSFKQSSDRLWQLWRELGEAKIINWQLVKYPLQSLAQYLHFSQEDASLCDPNPLDKFLRYAINTQQLRVGIELWVAAFPSTHNFLPSSHKAGQIVPTIGNAITSFVGQPAEYIHIQSAKSDEEIYQTLLASAAIPLAFKSRKIDDKHYVDGWLGDNVPLQALANRGCSHAIIIHLGNGELWNRHDFPNQTIIEIRPTEDMGSLDKLLDFSPERIQLLQQRGYQDAKRILEPILQTLIIERSRQESFARLQEMSKRLRDDPPIY from the coding sequence ATGAAAGAAACAAAAATCGGATTAGTATTAGCAGGTGGTGGTGCTAAAGGCGCGTACCAATCAGGTGTGGTCAAATACCTAGCAGAAATTGACTTTGCTCCTAATATAATTGCAGGTACAAGTATTGGTGCGCTCAATGGTGCGATCATCGCCTCTCATACATCATTTAAACAATCAAGCGATCGCCTGTGGCAACTATGGAGAGAACTAGGTGAAGCCAAAATTATCAACTGGCAGTTAGTTAAATATCCACTGCAATCCTTGGCACAATATTTACATTTCTCACAGGAAGACGCATCTTTGTGTGATCCCAACCCACTGGATAAATTTTTACGCTACGCAATCAATACCCAACAACTGCGAGTAGGAATCGAACTATGGGTAGCTGCATTTCCTTCAACACACAATTTTCTACCATCTTCACACAAAGCAGGTCAAATTGTCCCCACCATCGGCAACGCTATAACCTCCTTTGTTGGGCAACCCGCCGAATATATTCATATCCAATCAGCTAAAAGCGATGAAGAAATTTATCAAACATTACTTGCTAGTGCTGCTATTCCCTTAGCCTTTAAATCGCGCAAGATTGATGACAAGCATTATGTAGATGGTTGGTTAGGTGATAATGTTCCTCTCCAAGCCCTAGCAAATCGCGGTTGTAGCCATGCGATCATCATTCATTTAGGCAATGGTGAACTTTGGAATCGTCATGATTTTCCTAATCAAACAATAATTGAAATTCGCCCAACAGAAGATATGGGAAGTCTCGACAAATTACTAGATTTCAGTCCTGAACGGATTCAACTCTTGCAACAAAGGGGTTATCAAGATGCTAAACGCATTCTCGAACCAATTTTACAAACACTGATAATCGAGCGATCGCGCCAAGAAAGTTTTGCGCGGCTTCAGGAAATGTCAAAGCGATTAAGAGACGATCCACCAATATATTAA
- a CDS encoding NAD-dependent epimerase/dehydratase family protein, with amino-acid sequence MKVLVIGGDGYCGWATALYLSNRGYEVGILDSLVRRHWDNELGVETLTPIAPIQQRLQRWKDLTGKSIDLFIGDITNYSFLHKALHQFQPEAIVHFGEQRSAPFSMIDREHAVLTQVNNVVGTLNLLYIMREDFPDCHLVKLGTMGEYGTPNIDIEEGYITIEHNGRKDTLPYPKQPGSMYHLSKVHDSHNIHFACRIWGLRATDLNQGIVYGVLTEETGMDELLINRLDYDGVFGTALNRFCIQAAIGHPLTVYGKGGQTRGFLDIRDTVRCIELAIANPAQPGEFRVFNQFTELFSVGDLALMVKKAGNAMGLNVEINNIDNPRIEKEEHYFNAKNTKLLDLGLQPHYLSDSLLDSLLNFAVKYQKRVDNNQILPKVTWHR; translated from the coding sequence ATGAAAGTCCTGGTTATTGGTGGTGATGGGTATTGCGGTTGGGCAACCGCGCTTTACCTTTCTAATCGAGGTTATGAAGTTGGCATTTTAGATAGTTTGGTGCGACGACACTGGGATAATGAACTCGGTGTTGAGACTCTAACCCCAATTGCACCAATTCAGCAGCGTCTCCAACGATGGAAAGATTTGACTGGTAAATCTATCGACCTATTTATCGGCGATATTACCAATTACAGTTTTCTGCACAAAGCTTTGCATCAATTTCAACCAGAAGCCATAGTGCATTTTGGTGAACAGCGTTCAGCGCCCTTTTCTATGATTGACCGTGAACACGCGGTACTCACTCAGGTGAATAACGTGGTGGGTACGCTAAACCTGCTGTACATCATGCGGGAAGATTTCCCAGATTGTCATTTGGTGAAATTGGGAACAATGGGTGAATATGGGACACCCAATATTGATATTGAAGAAGGCTATATCACCATTGAACACAACGGACGTAAGGATACATTGCCCTATCCTAAACAGCCTGGTTCAATGTATCACTTGAGCAAAGTTCACGATAGCCATAATATCCACTTTGCTTGCCGGATCTGGGGTTTACGAGCAACTGATCTGAATCAAGGTATTGTGTATGGCGTTCTGACCGAAGAAACCGGTATGGACGAACTACTAATTAACCGCCTTGATTATGATGGTGTGTTTGGTACAGCGTTAAACCGCTTCTGTATTCAAGCTGCAATAGGTCATCCTTTGACTGTTTACGGTAAAGGTGGACAAACTCGCGGTTTCTTGGATATTCGGGATACAGTGCGATGTATTGAACTGGCGATCGCCAACCCAGCCCAACCCGGAGAATTTCGCGTATTTAACCAATTCACTGAATTATTCAGCGTTGGTGACTTAGCGTTAATGGTGAAAAAAGCCGGTAACGCAATGGGGCTAAATGTGGAAATCAATAACATTGACAACCCCAGAATTGAAAAAGAAGAACATTACTTCAACGCTAAAAACACCAAATTGCTGGATTTAGGCTTGCAACCTCATTACCTCTCTGATTCTCTACTTGATTCACTGTTAAACTTTGCCGTCAAGTATCAGAAACGAGTTGATAATAATCAAATTCTGCCTAAAGTCACTTGGCACAGATAA
- a CDS encoding glycosyltransferase family 4 protein — protein sequence MKIALFTETFLPKVDGIVTRLRHTVDHLQRDGNQVMVFCPEGGITEHKGAKVYGVTGFPLPLYPELKLALPRPAIGHALEQFQPDIIHVVNPAVLGLSGIFYSKVLKIPLLASYHTHLPQYLQHYGLGMLEGLLWQLLKGAHNQAALNLCTSTAMVEELAAHGIERLDLWQRGVDTELFHPDLASVEMRSHLSQGHPKSPLLLYVGRLSAEKEIERIKPILEAIPDARLALVGDGPNRQNLEKHFAGTNTHFVGYLMGKELGSAFASADVFIFPSRTETLGLVLLEAMAAGCPVVAARSGGIPDIVTDGVNGYLFDPKADIQEAIDVTIKLLQQQHEINIIRENARQEAEKWGWSAATRQLQDYYKKVTGDW from the coding sequence ATGAAAATTGCCCTATTCACAGAAACTTTTTTACCCAAGGTTGATGGTATTGTCACCCGTCTTCGTCACACCGTTGATCATCTGCAACGGGACGGAAATCAAGTTATGGTATTTTGCCCAGAAGGTGGCATCACAGAACACAAAGGAGCGAAAGTTTACGGTGTGACGGGGTTTCCACTGCCTTTGTATCCAGAGTTAAAATTAGCACTGCCTCGTCCTGCTATCGGTCACGCTTTAGAACAGTTTCAGCCAGATATTATTCATGTTGTTAATCCCGCAGTTCTGGGATTATCAGGTATTTTTTATAGTAAAGTTCTGAAAATTCCCCTGTTGGCTTCTTACCATACCCATTTACCTCAATATCTGCAACATTACGGGTTAGGGATGTTAGAAGGTTTACTTTGGCAATTACTCAAAGGCGCTCATAATCAAGCTGCATTAAATTTGTGTACCTCCACAGCAATGGTCGAGGAATTGGCAGCACATGGCATAGAAAGATTAGATTTGTGGCAACGAGGAGTAGATACAGAATTATTTCATCCTGATTTAGCCAGTGTGGAAATGCGATCGCACTTATCCCAAGGTCATCCAAAAAGCCCCTTATTGTTGTATGTAGGTCGTCTTTCGGCAGAAAAGGAAATTGAACGCATTAAACCCATTTTAGAAGCTATTCCTGATGCCAGATTAGCTTTAGTTGGAGATGGTCCAAATCGGCAAAATTTAGAGAAACATTTTGCAGGTACAAATACCCATTTTGTCGGTTATTTAATGGGTAAAGAATTAGGTTCAGCCTTTGCTAGTGCAGATGTGTTTATTTTTCCTTCTCGGACAGAGACACTAGGATTAGTCTTATTAGAAGCAATGGCCGCCGGATGTCCAGTAGTAGCAGCCCGTTCTGGTGGTATTCCTGATATTGTGACAGATGGAGTCAATGGTTATCTTTTTGACCCTAAAGCGGACATTCAAGAAGCAATTGATGTTACTATAAAATTGTTACAACAACAACATGAAATAAATATTATCCGTGAAAATGCTCGTCAGGAAGCAGAAAAATGGGGATGGTCTGCTGCTACACGACAATTACAAGATTATTACAAAAAGGTGACTGGGGACTGGTGA